In the genome of Methylotenera mobilis JLW8, the window TTTTGGTAGTTCTCAATTAATGCCCTTACTGCATAGGGCTTATCGTCAATTGAGGAAGTTAAATGCCTAAAGTGTCAATTTGTATTCCAACTTATCGGCAAGTTGATTTTTTGAGGAGTACGTTAAAGTCTGTATTAGAGCAAGAATTTAAAGATTATGAACTTATTATTAATGATGATTCACCAGATGATTCCGTTTTAAATCTTTTGACAGAATTCAGTTTTGGTTCGCGTTTACGCTACTTTAAAAACCCAATCAATTTGGGTTCTCCTGAAAACTGGAATAACGCGATTAGTAAAGCGAATGGTGAACTTATCAAAGTTCTTCATCACGATGATAAATTTTCTCATATTGGTGCTTTGCAAGAATTTGTAACATTGATGGATGAAAATCCAGATGCTGATTTTGGATTTTGTAGTAGTAAGGTTTTTGATCTTGTAACAAATAAATTCCGAGAGCACAGGCCTAATGATATGCAACTTCAGATGTTATCTGATATGCCAGAACTTTTGTTTCTAGGTAATCTGATTGGGGCACCTAGTGCAACGATTTACAGAAGAAACCTAATAAATTTAAATTATGACAAACAGTTAAAGTGGCTTGTAGATATTGATTTCTATATCCGAGCATTGCAAAAGAACAATCGTTTTGCGTATGCAGCTGAAACATTGATAATCACACCAACAAATGCAGAGCATCAAGTAACTGAGTGTTGTAAGAATAATGCTGACATAGTGCTGATGGAGCATTTAATTTTATACGATAAAAATTCAAGCCAACTTGCGTCACGCCCTGAGGTTGTAAATTACTGGCTTGGTATTTTTGGGCGGTATGGAATTTACTCTGTAAGTGACATTGAAAATTTTGATAGTTTTAGTGAAAGCCAAAAGAAAATAATTAGTGAAATGCTCTTGGTGTTTCATAAACGGCCATTATTAAAGTTTATTTATTTTTTATACTGGCAATTGGATGCACCACCATTTATAAAAGCTACTCTTCGAGCCATCGTGCGATTTTCTTACAATTTTTTTTCATGCATTCGTAATTTTTAGAACTACTTTAAACAATAAAACACACCTTCGAATGACTATAAACAACATCTCAAAATTTCACGTTTTAACACCTAAAGTTTCGATTATTACATCTGTTAAAAATGGGGAAAAGTATTTAGTAGAGTCTTTGAATAGTATTCTTAGGCAAACATATCATGATTTTGAATTAATTGTGATAGATGATTATTCAGTAGACTCAACTGCAAATATCCTTAAGGAGCTAGCTGCTTCAGATGAGCGAGTAAAAGTCATAACTAATGAAAGTTTGCCTGGGTTATCAAATGCTCTGAATCTAGGTATTAAACATGCAACAGGTAAGTACCTAGTGCGGCATGACGCTGATGACATTTCTAAGCAACATAGATTAGCAACACAAATCGCATATCTTGAGAAGAATCCTGATATAGATATTCTAGGTTCTTGCATCGACATGATTGATGAGTCTGGTAGTTTTATTAAGTTACATCGTGAACCATTAAGTCACGCAGCCATAGTTTTTCATACTCTATTCGGTACACCTTTCGCACATCCGTCAATAGTTATTCGCAAATCTTTTTTAGATAGATCTAGAATAAGTTACTTAGAGGTACCTGCTCAGGATTATGAGTTATGGGTGAGAATGATAAATTCTGGGGCCAAGGCTGAAAATTTATCCGAAGCTCTGGTAAGTTACCGCGTATCTATGCAATCTGATAGCAATGTCCGCTCTCTTAGACATCATCAAATGGCGGAGGCAATTAAATTACAACAGATAAAACGGTACATAAAGTTTCCAACCCAGATTAAAAAAATATGTGCAGGAGAATATCAAGCTGTTGCACACTATCTTCTAACCGGAAATATATTTAAATTTTCTTACAACTCCAAAAAATTTGGCAAGCAGGTTATAGCCTTATTTGACTCTATATCTCCTGAAATGGGTTTGATGCCTGAAGATATATCTCACATAAAAACATTAATGTATAAGCGCTTAGAAGCTATTAAGACAGATAACGCTTGGTCAGATGTATTTAGAAACTATAAAAGAAATATATATAACTTGGCACGAACAATCAGTGCAGTCAAAAAAACGCCCGTAATAAGCTTAACAGTATCGGAAATTCAGAGCTTTATTGAAAATGTACATATTTTTATTATCGTGCGAGATCGGTTGACTTGTCTTCAATCTCTAGTTGATTGGTTGGCACGGGCAGGGCATAAAAATATTATATTAATTGATAATGCTTCTACTTATCCTCCCTTGGTTGAGTTTTTGTCGAAGACTACTTATAAAGTTATCAGATCAAGTGAAAATCTCGGCCATACTGCGTTATGGAAGATTCCTGAGTTGCAAGAAGTAATTAATGCTAACTGGTTTGTATATACGGACCCCGATGTTATTCCTGATGAAAACTGCCCTTTAGATGCAGTAGGTAATTTTTATAATATTCTGTTAAATAATCCCAATTATATTAAAGCTGGTTTTGGACTCCGCATTGATGACCTACCTGATCATTATCATTTAAGAGATAGGGTGATTGAGTGGGAGGCGCAGTTCTATAAAAAACCCATTAGCACTGATATATATAACGCTGATATAGATACGACTTTTGCGTTATATCGACCTGGAACTCAGTATTGTTTTGGCCCTGCTTTAAGAACAATGGGGGCATATAAGGCGCGACATTTGCCTTGGTATTTGGATACGAATAATTTGGTTGACGATGAACTATATTATCGAGAACATGCGCTTTCATCAGTAACTACATGGAATGTTGCAGGTAATGCGAAATTGCTACCTATACCTACTTTATGGGCAGGTGTTAAATATAGACTATTGGCTGCTGCGTCAATCCATCCTCTTTCATATAAGTTGGCTAACAAGATGAAATCATTGCTCCGTTCAGTTAATGTAAAAAAATATAGAAAATAAAAAATTATGTTAATTGTAGTTGAAGAATTTTATGAAGTTATCGCAAATGAGTAGTTTAGTAGGGGGGGTTGTTGTTGCATATTACCCTGATGCGAAAGTATTTTCTGACACTTTAAACTCTGCTTTAAATGAAGTAGATTATCTTGTGGTTGTAAATAATAGTAGAGAGCCTCTTCATGAGTTATGTGCAGAGGTCAATGGTCTTCAGATTACGGTAATTGAGAATAAAGATAATGTCGGCATTGCTAAAGCCCTAAATCTTGGTATTGAATATTTAATAGCAAAAAACTGTGAATATTTTTTACTACTGGATCAAGATAGCAAAGTTCCTAAAAGCATGGTTTCTGAGTTGATAAAGGCTGTCAATCATTTAAGCGATTCTACAAACCAGATAGCTGCAGTTGGTCCATCTTACTTTAATTCACGATTAGATAAAAATGCTCCTTTTATTCAATTTGATAACTTCAGTATTAAAAAAATTAACCCAGATCCTATGGTTCCATATGTGCCTGTTGATTTTTTAATTACTTCTGGGAGTTTAATCACGCTAAGCGCCATAAAGAATATTGGAGTTATGGAAGATGGTTTGTTTATAGATTATGTTGACACCGAGTGGTGCTTGAGAGCTGTCGCTAAAGGTTACAAATTATATGGTTTGAGCACGGTAAAAATGGAACATTCATTGGGAGATGATCCTGTGGTTTTTTTTAATAAAAAAATGCCAATGCATAGCCCTTTGAGGCATTATTACATTGCGCGAAATGCTCTTCATCTAATGAAGCGAAGTTATATTCCCGTCAATAAAAAAATTATCATTTTAATAAGTATGCTAAAAACCTTTTTCTTTTACTCTTTAGTACCATCTAATAGATTTTCGCACCTAAAAATGATGTGTAGTGGCTTTTATGATGGAGTATCAAATAATTATGGTCGCTATGATAAGTTGGTAAAGTTGAAAAATAATTTATCTCATGAAGTTTAGAGTTAAGGTCTTTCTCGCCACCTTTAATGGATCAGCTTGGATTCAAGAGCAGATTGATAGTATTTTGCGGCAAGTCGGTGTTGATGTGCAAGTTTATGTCTCTGATGATTTTTCCAGTGATACTACTATAGCGCTTCTTGAAGGTCTTACTAAGCAAGAGTCTCGCATTGAATTGCTACCGAGGACTGTAATATTTGGCGGCGCAGGTAAAAATTTTTACAGGCTTATTTTAGATGTAGATTTAAATGATTGTGATTATGTCGCCTTTGCTGATCAAGATGACATTTGGGAACAAGACAAACTTATTCGACATATTGGACTTATGCAACAGAGTGGCGTAGATGCCGTGTCATCTAATGTCATTGCATTTTGGCCTAATGGGAAAACTAAGTTAATTGATAAGGCGCAGCCTCAGAGAGAGTTAGATTATTTATTTGAGTCTGCAGGGCCTGGATGCACGTTCTTGATGACTTCCCAGCTCGTAGGGCTGGTAAAGAAGCTTCTAAGCGACCCAGGAGGTATAGCTAATAAAGTAGCTTTACACGACTGGCTTGTATATGCAGTTTGCAGGATATCTGGTAGAAAATGGTTGATTGATTCAACGCCCTCTTTGCAGTATCGACAGCATGAAAAAAATGTAGTTGGCGCGAATATTGGCTTAAAAGCTAAATTTTCTCGACTAAGAAAAATATCTAATGGCTGGTATAAGGCGGAGGTATTAAAGATTTTAGCTGTTTCTTTTCAGTTATCTAATAATCCTAAATTACTAACTATTTCAGGTTTGCTCGAAAAATCAGATTTATTATC includes:
- a CDS encoding glycosyltransferase family 2 protein encodes the protein MPKVSICIPTYRQVDFLRSTLKSVLEQEFKDYELIINDDSPDDSVLNLLTEFSFGSRLRYFKNPINLGSPENWNNAISKANGELIKVLHHDDKFSHIGALQEFVTLMDENPDADFGFCSSKVFDLVTNKFREHRPNDMQLQMLSDMPELLFLGNLIGAPSATIYRRNLINLNYDKQLKWLVDIDFYIRALQKNNRFAYAAETLIITPTNAEHQVTECCKNNADIVLMEHLILYDKNSSQLASRPEVVNYWLGIFGRYGIYSVSDIENFDSFSESQKKIISEMLLVFHKRPLLKFIYFLYWQLDAPPFIKATLRAIVRFSYNFFSCIRNF
- a CDS encoding glycosyltransferase; the encoded protein is MTINNISKFHVLTPKVSIITSVKNGEKYLVESLNSILRQTYHDFELIVIDDYSVDSTANILKELAASDERVKVITNESLPGLSNALNLGIKHATGKYLVRHDADDISKQHRLATQIAYLEKNPDIDILGSCIDMIDESGSFIKLHREPLSHAAIVFHTLFGTPFAHPSIVIRKSFLDRSRISYLEVPAQDYELWVRMINSGAKAENLSEALVSYRVSMQSDSNVRSLRHHQMAEAIKLQQIKRYIKFPTQIKKICAGEYQAVAHYLLTGNIFKFSYNSKKFGKQVIALFDSISPEMGLMPEDISHIKTLMYKRLEAIKTDNAWSDVFRNYKRNIYNLARTISAVKKTPVISLTVSEIQSFIENVHIFIIVRDRLTCLQSLVDWLARAGHKNIILIDNASTYPPLVEFLSKTTYKVIRSSENLGHTALWKIPELQEVINANWFVYTDPDVIPDENCPLDAVGNFYNILLNNPNYIKAGFGLRIDDLPDHYHLRDRVIEWEAQFYKKPISTDIYNADIDTTFALYRPGTQYCFGPALRTMGAYKARHLPWYLDTNNLVDDELYYREHALSSVTTWNVAGNAKLLPIPTLWAGVKYRLLAAASIHPLSYKLANKMKSLLRSVNVKKYRK
- a CDS encoding glycosyltransferase family 2 protein yields the protein MKLSQMSSLVGGVVVAYYPDAKVFSDTLNSALNEVDYLVVVNNSREPLHELCAEVNGLQITVIENKDNVGIAKALNLGIEYLIAKNCEYFLLLDQDSKVPKSMVSELIKAVNHLSDSTNQIAAVGPSYFNSRLDKNAPFIQFDNFSIKKINPDPMVPYVPVDFLITSGSLITLSAIKNIGVMEDGLFIDYVDTEWCLRAVAKGYKLYGLSTVKMEHSLGDDPVVFFNKKMPMHSPLRHYYIARNALHLMKRSYIPVNKKIIILISMLKTFFFYSLVPSNRFSHLKMMCSGFYDGVSNNYGRYDKLVKLKNNLSHEV
- a CDS encoding glycosyltransferase, with protein sequence MKFRVKVFLATFNGSAWIQEQIDSILRQVGVDVQVYVSDDFSSDTTIALLEGLTKQESRIELLPRTVIFGGAGKNFYRLILDVDLNDCDYVAFADQDDIWEQDKLIRHIGLMQQSGVDAVSSNVIAFWPNGKTKLIDKAQPQRELDYLFESAGPGCTFLMTSQLVGLVKKLLSDPGGIANKVALHDWLVYAVCRISGRKWLIDSTPSLQYRQHEKNVVGANIGLKAKFSRLRKISNGWYKAEVLKILAVSFQLSNNPKLLTISGLLEKSDLLSRLKLLRFVPQARRKLSDRFILGLMIVFDLF